In Macrobrachium rosenbergii isolate ZJJX-2024 chromosome 16, ASM4041242v1, whole genome shotgun sequence, a single genomic region encodes these proteins:
- the LOC136847326 gene encoding magnesium-dependent phosphatase 1-like, which produces MSKSGKKPKLIAFDLDYTLWPFWVDTHVDPPFKKDKRGVVYDARNQKVKCYPEVPEILKQLHKEGYLIGVASRTGEIDGANQLLDLFDWNKYITYKEIYPGSKNNHFSRIKKDSGLEYSEMLFFDDEHRNKPDLDKIGVLMILVPNGVDKDLIKKGLEEYASKS; this is translated from the exons ATGAGTAAAAGTGGAAAGAAGCCTAAACTCATCGCTTTTGACCTAG ACTACACACTGTGGCCTTTTTGGGTTGATACACATGTTGATCCTCCATTTAAGAAGGACAA GAGAGGTGTTGTGTATGATGCCAGAAATCAGAAAGTAAAATGCTACCCAGAAGTTCCCGAGATTTTAAAGCAGCTTCACAAAGAAGGGTATTTAATAGGAGTTGCATCTCGCACAGGGGAAATTGATGGCGCAAATCAATTACTGGACCTCTTTGACTGGAACAAATACATCACATACAAGGAAATTTATCCTGGATCAAAGAACAATCACTTTTCACG AATCAAGAAAGACTCAGGACTGGAGTACAGCGAGATGCTGTTTTTTGATGATGAGCATCGCAACAAACCAGATCTTGATAAGATTGGTGTGTTAATGATCTTGGTTCCAAATGGAGTGGATAAAGACCTTATTAAAAAAGGTCTAGAAGAATATGCATCAAAATCTTAG